A stretch of DNA from Coccidioides posadasii str. Silveira chromosome 1, complete sequence:
ATCGTCCATGCGACTCTTCACATCCTGCCCTTGGAAAGGATTGTCATCCACTGGAGATGAGATAGCGCTTGATGTTGCTTCCTTCACACGAAGGGAGTCATAATCACCATCGCATCCAGGCTTGCACCTCTTATCGGTGGAGCGACTGCgtttccttcttctccagACCCTTCCGAGTCCCTGAACGATAAAGGAGGATATATATTGTGCTTCCAATCCCAGGTTGACAGCCCATGACTGGGAAAGAATAAGTATCGACTTGCAGAATCGCAATGGCAGTATTGTAAAGGAATAAAGCCATGAATCAAGGCACGCTAGTGTTCCGAAAAGCAGAACTTGTTCAACAGATggagggaggaggagaaagtTCTGGAGACGCTCGAGCTTCACGCGAGACGACTCGTATGGGAAGTCCTTGGTGCGAGACTGGTGGATATACAAAGGGGATGGGCGTTCAGAGGATAGCTCCAGTTGGAGATAAGTAGGTATAGAGAACGGCGGGAGCGGTATTGCCGCTGGCACCGGCGACGGCGGCTCAGCAGCGGACTGTCCGCACCTAACGGGATCCTCTAAATTCAAACGACCGGGCGCACGACGATCCGTCCTAGATTTCGACATCCAATTATTCGACTGGCGATCAACTCCAAAAGGAGAATGCAAACGGTGCGAGGAGGAACTCGGTGTCGATGCTATCCTTGCCGTCTGCGACCGCTGTCGGCCGAAGGAATGCTGCTCCTGCGAGCTCTGTACAGAATGATCGGAGGCCTGCTCAGCATAACGTTGCTTCGAAGTTCCTGGTTTTCTCTGGCGAAGACTGCCACTCTCTCTTCGCACACTGCCATTCTGTGTTGCTCCTTTTCCATTTAGAGCTAGCCCCATGTTTGTATTATCTGTGTCCGTATTGAACCTATCACCATCTTCGCTCTCTGCCCAAGGGACTTGCACTGGCCCTCGTTCGCCGACGGAGGTAACTCTCGATGCTCTGTGATCGATGTCCGCAGGAACGGAACGCAAGCATAACGAGTCGGGTGCAGAGGTAAGCTCGCGGATCTTCTCAGAGGATAATTTAAGAGTCTGACTTCGCGGACGAGAACTAGGTGAGCCAACACTGTCACGAAGAGGATGCTTGGTTGATgctgtcgtcgtcgtcgtcgggGTTTCCGGACCAACCGCGGCGGAATTTTCAATCTGGACAGCTGGCCTTTCCGGGGGAGACGCAGCGCCATTCGAAGTCGTATTCTCTGCGATACTTTCGGTACTTTTCCCCCGCAGATTCGGAGTACCATCCGAAGAGGCATTTTCTCCGACTCGAGTGAGAGGTTGCAGCTTGTCATCGCTCGGTGGAGGGAATTCCTCCTGGCCTCTGACCGGCGCGTTCTGCATGTCCGCGCGACCCAGCTCTACGCCCTTCGCGTCCTCTCCACCAGCCTTTATACCCAGGCCATTGATATGTCTCTCCGCTCCTCGATCAGAATCCATCACTCTGCTCGATAATTTCCTTCCTGGATCCCGATTCCAGGCGCGTCCTTGCTGCTCCACCGTGCCGCCCGCACCCCTGTCGTTCTTCATATTTAGATCTGCCGCTCGCCCGGCGCCCAGACCATGTAAATCACCCTTCATCCCTCTAGTGACACTACCACTATCATCACTGTCTTCATTCCTAGAATTTTGCCTTGTAGATGCCGCCAGATTCCCCCGTAGCACCCCATCGACCACCTGTCCCGCTGGCAGACCAATCTGTGATGCACCATCTTCACGTCGTCCAAGACCGTCCGCACCAGAGATCCCAGACGCGGCGTTCCCACGTCGCGTACTGTGTTTGTCGCTAACGGATCGACAACGGCGACACCGATCTGTGTGCGTTGGTGTAAGTATAGCTTGTTCGGCGTGGACTCCGTTTAAGGTTTCCGGTAGCTTGACAGGAGAGGAGTTTTGGCTTGGGAGTGCCATTTGCTCTCGTATTCAGGCAGATTCACTTGTGGAAGCTTTTCATGTCGGGTATGAATGGTGGATTATTCATAGAGTGGACATGATAGGACGCGCtggtcgtcgtcgtcgctcGCCGCTTGGGGTTGTTTTGCGTGAGGGAAAGTCTAACTAACTATTTAACTATGTAGTTAACtgcactacggagtataagGCGCGAGACTGCGAAAGGATCAATATCGCGCGTCACCCACCAAAAAATTATGTATGCAGTTatatcagacaacatcagtAGCTAGTTAGAAGCCAGATAACTAACTATGAAGAGCCCCGCAGTCATCAAACCGGGATATATTTTTGTCAAATTCCCATGCAGATCCTGGGTACTGGCATTTGTGGCGGCAATCGATCTACGCCTCTGATGGGACGCGATTCAACGACTTCGTAGAACTATTTACATTTACACACCATCTTCATTACTATCCTGAGCAAATCCGCAGATAGATAACATGCTGGAGACAGGGAGAATTTAAGCagattttcttttaattaCATCGGAAGCCATGACTCCTCATCAGCAGAGGTTACAAAATGGGGTGCGTATATCAATCGATGACAAGATGCGCGATAAACTAGGCATGAGTACAcacggaaaagaaaaaaaaaaaaaaaggagatgCTGAATCTGAAATCATAAAGGGGgagcaaaaaaaagggggtaTAAGATCGAATGGCAGAGAGCAGAGAGAGCACGAGTCATACTGCGGGAAAATAAAGAAGCCTGCCTCTCCATGTTCCGCTTGGAAAGCCGTTAAAAAGAATCGGTACATAACTTTAttcggaaaaaaaaaagaggggggggggggggggaggggggaaaaaagaaaggagtcAGGTATTATTTGAACACATGCAGACAGTTATTCGCCCACACGCAAGACAGGCTTTCCCGCGTTTGAATTTTGTATGAGTCGATCGAGTCTGCATCAAAACCGGGGGCCGGGATTGTACGGCAGCGAGTCTTGGGAAGGTGGAGCAGTTCCTACTCGCCGCGGAGAGGGAAGTGCGTTTGAATATTGAGACATGGAGGATTGCCCGGAAACTTGGGTGGGAGCTGGCCATGGCCGAGTGAAATTGCGGTAAGAACTGGGCGAAGGAGTGACACTTGGTATGGGAGCGGTCACGGATCGCTCTGGGACGGTGGCAGCTGGCGGGGGCGGCCTTGCAAAACTATAGCCTTCTCGTGGAGCCGGGGACTGCATTCTCGGAGTTGGCAGCCTTGGAGCCGGCAGGCTCGGGGGAGCCCGTCCATATGGATCCACGGAAGGGGCAATGGAAGGGGCAGGAGTTCGACGAGCCCGGCCGCCGGGAAGAGAAACGTCACTCATCGAAGCAGAGAAAGGAGTTCCGTATCGTTCAGTTGGCGATGACAAGGCTTCACTGGGCGGCGCGGTATACCCAAATCCTCCAGCGTTGTTTACGAGCGATGCAGTATCGTCAGACGTTCGAGTGCCCGGTCCGGGAGTGCTCGTGGGCAACGGTGGATTTTCCCATTTCGTATCCGGCAGCGTTGGCTGACGGTCCATTCCAAATTGCCCACCACTGCCGGACGGGGCCGCTCTGGAGTATGGAGGCAGTGTTGTCGCCGTGGTCTGTCGAGAAAGGCCTGGCATAGGCGGCACACTTGACAGGTTGCTGCTCGCATAGTCAAAGGTGGGTAACGTCGGCTGTTGTTTGATACTCTCGACGCCTGTCTCTAGATCCGTTCGTTTCCGATCCTGAAGAGCAAGACCCTTGGCAAGAGCTCTATCGAcctttcttttgacaatGCGCTCCAGTCGCGTGTTAATTTTCCGTCGACAATATGCCGTGAGCGAACCGTCTTCACTCGGGATATGATGCCACAGAAACAGCAAGTACATGATCAGCGATAACGCTAAACTCAAAATCGACAAGACCCAGATGACGAATGTGAAAAGCATGGCGAATAAGATGGTCGCTTGGAGCTTGTCCTTCTCGGCCAGCGCCTCGACGTTGTTGAAGAACTGTACCACTGCCGGAGTCCCGTCAGAAGGAGCGTTCTCTCCTATCGGGATCAGGCGCAGCTCCATTACAGAATAAAGAGTGAATCCGTTGATAGCTTGGCGGGGGCCTTCGGCAAAGATAACTCGCAGCCAGGCTACGGCGATGGTCAGCGAGAAAACTATTTCAAAACCCCCGTCGGTGGGCTGTGAAAAAAGGGCGAAACTTCCTTGCACTCACATTCAAAGTTAAAGTAGGTGAACAGGGCGACGTAGTCAGCTCCTTTCTTACTTTTTGTCAATTCTGCAAAGACGAGGAACCGGCGGAAACCCTGGCCTTCGCTTCCCATTCGAGTACTTTGAACACGAACGGCGATCGGGTCAAGGTAGCTCTGAGCAACTCCGCCAGATTTAATTACGCGTATGGCACGGATCCAACGGTATGCCAGAAGGACAAAGGAGAGAATGATGCACCCGGAGAAGATCCATTTCGAAATTCCAAAGGGGATTTTTGGCTTAATCTGAGACGCCCAGCGCGAAAACGCCAACAGGTTCACAGCAGTAAAAGTGTCGACTCCATAAACGGCAAACGATTTAATGATGGTGAGGTAGAGAATGCAGTACGACAGGAACGTGAAGCAAGAGGTCGATCGGAAGTCTGTCAGAGTCTGCAACACGGGGGGGTGATTAGCATTCTTGAACGGCTTGAGAGACGGCACCACTCACGATGTAGTCCCATTTCTGCTCGGCCTTGACGTGAATCAGATCATCATCGCGGTGACGGTCACCACAACAGCCCATGTTGGCctgtttatttatttaactttttttttttttcttttcccttcctcTCAGGTATCTCTGCGGTTTGTGGGCAGGTGAGAGAGAGTGTTGACGGAGAGTCACGTATCACAGGTGAGAGAGAGTAATGATCGCGAGCGACAACCGTTCGGACCAGCCGCGGGGTTGACGCGATATAGGCAAATTGCAAGGGGAAACGAGGGGAATTCCTCAGCACCGAATGGTACTGTGTGCCGGAAAGTAACGCGAAACAGAAGAGCGGCGGTGAATAGTCGACAAGCAGAATGACTTGAAATGATCGTTTGCCGGCGACAATGTGGCCGGTCTCATTCTTGCATGTCGAATTTGACGGGGAAAAAGAGTTTAGTGTGGAGAAAGGAGCGTCGGTTGTCGCGATGATTGACCGGGCATTGGCATCTGCAACGCGGAGGATCTTGAGAGAGTGAAAGATTTCCCCCAGAGCAGTCAAATGTCGCAGATAAAAGGGAGAgtgatggtgatggtgacggtgacgatgatgatgatgatgatgatgggtGTGGGACGCAGAGCGAATGGGCGATGATGTCCTCTCAAGCTCGTCGAGTGTTCATTTCACGCACCGATCGATCCTCAACGTCGCAGGAGCCAAGAAAAGGGGCTGCAGCCATCCCAGCGCCCGGCGGCCAATCACTCCCCCGGTCGCTCCCCCGGCTCAGCTTGCAGGTGTATCAGACTGCCGGGCCGGAGCAAGATCGACAGGAAATCTGCTGGAGTCCCGCCAACAGCATGAGCAGCGTCCACTGGAATACAGTGCCGCCCCCAGAGTTCCAAACCTCGCACGCGCCGAGGATCAAGCTTGAAATCCAGCGTCGTCCAGCATGATTTTCTTTTAACTACTAGAGAACGTCCCTTGC
This window harbors:
- a CDS encoding uncharacterized protein (BUSCO:84829at4751~EggNog:ENOG410PGSI~COG:S~TransMembrane:5 (o676-692i754-776o782-799i970-993o1054-1084i)~BUSCO:2008at33183) is translated as MALPSQNSSPVKLPETLNGVHAEQAILTPTHTDRCRRCRSVSDKHSTRRGNAASGISGADGLGRREDGASQIGLPAGQVVDGVLRGNLAASTRQNSRNEDSDDSGSVTRGMKGDLHGLGAGRAADLNMKNDRGAGGTVEQQGRAWNRDPGRKLSSRVMDSDRGAERHINGLGIKAGGEDAKGVELGRADMQNAPVRGQEEFPPPSDDKLQPLTRVGENASSDGTPNLRGKSTESIAENTTSNGAASPPERPAVQIENSAAVGPETPTTTTTASTKHPLRDSVGSPSSRPRSQTLKLSSEKIRELTSAPDSLCLRSVPADIDHRASRVTSVGERGPVQVPWAESEDGDRFNTDTDNTNMGLALNGKGATQNGSVRRESGSLRQRKPGTSKQRYAEQASDHSVQSSQEQHSFGRQRSQTARIASTPSSSSHRLHSPFGVDRQSNNWMSKSRTDRRAPGRLNLEDPVRCGQSAAEPPSPVPAAIPLPPFSIPTYLQLELSSERPSPLYIHQSRTKDFPYESSRVKLERLQNFLLLPPSVEQVLLFGTLACLDSWLYSFTILPLRFCKSILILSQSWAVNLGLEAQYISSFIVQGLGRVWRRRKRSRSTDKRCKPGCDGDYDSLRVKEATSSAISSPVDDNPFQGQDVKSRMDDIQRRMHRHRRSKSVPSALQPNDKADILKGLLMIFTCTILLYFDASRMYHWIRGQAAIKLYVIYNVLEVGDRLFSAIGQDVLECLFSREALERGPDGRSKVLRPFWLFILALFYTVIHSTALFYQVMTLNVAVNSYSNALITLLLSNQFVEIKSTVFKKFEKENLFQLTCADVVERFQLWLMLIIIASRNFVETGAVTFGNALAPFSKPSPTPSTNSTPPASPPMSATSILPQSFTLFPSSIFLSLSSVNSFLPTIGHVLGPFLVVLGSEMLVDWLKHAYINKFNNVRPSIYGRFLDILTKDYYTNAFADQNLNRRLGLPIIPLSCLFFRVSIQTYQMFLTAWLPQSPSLTTQSNTTSLSSIHSHYSSTSTANLPSSFPLPTSLSQIGTILETVMSHTMPSPATFIPVFTVILVLLLYVTLLLVKLILGMTLLSFSRARYKRMKLHEREMLHQQQKQTSSQGTSILASQTQLLSPPPDSAPPSFSIYANSKPDPTGDTVEGSRRVGGWGAVEVGEGRRRWIYADDPEALRKLKEREERDTNKAAKSVGGLHGIGNIRRYEMVAKRIW
- a CDS encoding uncharacterized protein (EggNog:ENOG410PJ21~COG:S~TransMembrane:3 (i38-57o86-104i230-260o)), encoding MGCCGDRHRDDDLIHVKAEQKWDYITLTDFRSTSCFTFLSYCILYLTIIKSFAVYGVDTFTAVNLLAFSRWASQIKPKIPFGISKWIFSGCIILSFVLLAYRWIRAIRVIKSGGVAQSYLDPIAVRVQSTRMGSEGQGFRRFLVFAELTKSKKGADYVALFTYFNFESWLRVIFAEGPRQAINGFTLYSVMELRLIPIGENAPSDGTPAVVQFFNNVEALAEKDKLQATILFAMLFTFVIWVLSILSLALSLIMYLLFLWHHIPSEDGSLTAYCRRKINTRLERIVKRKVDRALAKGLALQDRKRTDLETGVESIKQQPTLPTFDYASSNLSSVPPMPGLSRQTTATTLPPYSRAAPSGSGGQFGMDRQPTLPDTKWENPPLPTSTPGPGTRTSDDTASLVNNAGGFGYTAPPSEALSSPTERYGTPFSASMSDVSLPGGRARRTPAPSIAPSVDPYGRAPPSLPAPRLPTPRMQSPAPREGYSFARPPPPAATVPERSVTAPIPSVTPSPSSYRNFTRPWPAPTQVSGQSSMSQYSNALPSPRRVGTAPPSQDSLPYNPGPRF